One Tolypothrix bouteillei VB521301 DNA window includes the following coding sequences:
- a CDS encoding serine/threonine phosphatase — translation MLICPQCNFENPNSNRFCQNCGESLAHRVCPECSADVALDAQYCDNCGAECGTILWAIVIKEKTGDWKLGTVGQQDKETRGQGEMEDFSATPHSPLSSPLPMRSYLDEQQRYQILEPSLILEDIPFDREVGMRVLDCQPYQKTLLEVMLLNDEQGAGNSSFGTDEIPNLARPYIDLQSLCHLGIPPIHDTWQRDGMQVVLVEDRSHRQSLLDIWHEETTSSLQIVNFFYQMTQLWAVLEKVRCRQSLLELSNLRLDEDQSLALQQLYVEPVYEDITEVPLGDEKASTDAVKAHPFSVQTLGRMWQALFRESQRTQFGSILHLLGDLELGKVHSLEQLQSRLEAISCELQGLSSGTSTGASPAPEVLQNSDSRTILQLEEEEDTDSKVDDMPTVVLPMQLMSLDYAGLTDVGRQRDHNEDYFGIETEIYKLELPSKRTLQARGLYVLCDGMGGHAGGEVASALAVSTLRQYFQTHWASNQLPTEKDILQAVRLTNQAIYDVNQKDFRSGVGRMGTTLVMVLVYDTQVAVAHVGDSRLYRVTRKRGLEQITVDHEVGQREIARGVEPNLAYARPDAYQLTQALGPRDGNYIIPDVKFLEINEDTLFILASDGLSDNNLLTLHWQTHLQPLLSSSANLEHGVKALIDLANNYNGHDNITAVVIRAKVRPNMEQQ, via the coding sequence ATGCTGATATGCCCTCAGTGTAACTTTGAAAACCCCAATAGCAACAGATTTTGCCAAAATTGTGGCGAGTCGCTGGCTCATCGAGTTTGTCCCGAGTGTAGTGCTGATGTTGCTTTGGATGCACAATACTGCGATAACTGTGGTGCCGAATGCGGAACAATTTTGTGGGCGATTGTTATCAAAGAAAAAACGGGGGATTGGAAACTGGGGACTGTAGGACAACAGGACAAGGAGACAAGGGGACAAGGGGAGATGGAAGATTTTTCCGCTACTCCCCATTCCCCTCTTTCCTCCCCACTCCCCATGCGGTCTTATCTAGATGAACAGCAGCGATATCAAATTTTAGAACCATCACTGATTCTGGAAGATATCCCCTTTGATCGAGAAGTTGGGATGAGAGTTTTAGATTGCCAACCTTACCAAAAAACTCTTCTGGAAGTGATGCTACTGAATGACGAACAGGGAGCGGGAAACTCATCTTTTGGAACTGATGAGATTCCGAACCTTGCGAGACCGTATATTGACTTACAATCGTTGTGCCATTTGGGAATACCACCGATTCACGATACTTGGCAGCGTGATGGTATGCAGGTCGTACTTGTTGAGGATCGATCGCACCGACAGTCCTTACTGGATATCTGGCATGAAGAAACAACAAGCTCGTTGCAGATTGTAAACTTTTTTTACCAAATGACTCAACTTTGGGCAGTGCTGGAAAAAGTTCGCTGCCGTCAAAGTCTTTTAGAATTGTCTAACTTAAGACTGGATGAAGACCAATCACTGGCATTACAGCAATTGTATGTCGAGCCAGTTTATGAAGATATTACAGAAGTGCCATTGGGGGATGAAAAAGCGTCAACAGATGCTGTGAAAGCGCACCCATTCTCAGTGCAAACTCTAGGGAGGATGTGGCAAGCTTTGTTTAGAGAATCTCAACGCACTCAGTTTGGTTCTATCTTGCATTTATTAGGAGATTTGGAACTTGGTAAAGTTCATTCTCTAGAACAGTTACAATCGCGATTAGAAGCGATTTCTTGTGAATTGCAAGGTCTTTCTTCTGGAACAAGTACGGGTGCTTCTCCTGCTCCCGAAGTGCTACAAAATTCTGATTCACGGACTATCTTGCAATTGGAAGAGGAAGAAGATACTGACTCAAAAGTCGATGATATGCCAACAGTTGTTCTACCCATGCAATTAATGAGCTTGGATTATGCGGGGTTGACTGATGTGGGGCGTCAACGCGACCACAACGAAGATTACTTTGGCATTGAAACAGAGATTTATAAGTTAGAGTTGCCAAGTAAGCGTACTTTGCAAGCAAGGGGTTTGTATGTTCTGTGTGATGGAATGGGGGGACACGCAGGCGGTGAGGTGGCGAGTGCGTTAGCAGTCAGTACCTTGCGGCAATACTTTCAAACTCACTGGGCGTCTAACCAACTACCAACAGAAAAAGATATCCTTCAAGCCGTGCGGCTGACAAATCAGGCGATCTACGATGTCAATCAAAAAGACTTCCGTTCTGGTGTTGGGCGGATGGGTACAACCCTAGTGATGGTGCTTGTTTATGATACTCAAGTAGCTGTGGCTCACGTGGGGGATAGCCGTCTGTACCGCGTAACTCGCAAAAGAGGATTGGAACAAATTACCGTGGACCATGAAGTGGGTCAACGGGAAATTGCCAGAGGAGTTGAGCCTAACTTGGCGTATGCTCGCCCTGATGCTTACCAACTCACACAAGCTCTCGGTCCTAGAGATGGTAATTATATTATTCCTGACGTGAAGTTTTTAGAAATAAATGAGGATACCCTGTTTATTCTGGCTTCTGATGGTTTATCTGATAATAATTTACTCACATTGCACTGGCAAACTCACTTACAACCTTTGCTCAGTTCTAGTGCTAATTTAGAACACGGTGTCAAAGCTCTAATCGATCTGGCAAACAATTACAATGGACATGATAATATCACTGCTGTTGTTATCCGGGCAAAGGTGCGACCGAATATGGAGCAACAGTAG
- a CDS encoding rRNA large subunit pseudouridine synthase E, with amino-acid sequence MPKSHRYIIFNKPYGVLCQFTQDTPDRSTLKDYINIPDVYPVGRLDWDSEGLLFLTSNGQLQHRLSDPRFGHKRTYWVQVERIPDATALTQLEKGVVIQNYQTRPAKVFLLPVEPDLPERNPPIRFRKNVPTAWLEMTLTEGKNRQVRRMTAAVGFPTLRLVRVSIDLLKIHGLQPGQWRDLTSDERKILLNSVS; translated from the coding sequence ATGCCCAAGTCTCACCGATACATCATATTCAACAAACCCTACGGAGTTCTCTGCCAATTTACTCAAGACACGCCCGATCGCAGTACTCTAAAGGACTATATAAACATTCCTGACGTATATCCCGTGGGGCGTTTGGATTGGGATAGCGAGGGGTTATTATTTTTAACCAGTAACGGGCAATTACAACACCGCCTGAGCGATCCTCGGTTTGGACACAAACGAACTTATTGGGTACAAGTCGAAAGAATTCCTGATGCGACTGCATTGACGCAGCTTGAGAAAGGTGTGGTAATTCAAAACTACCAAACTCGCCCCGCTAAAGTCTTCTTGTTACCTGTGGAACCTGATTTACCAGAACGGAACCCGCCTATTAGATTTCGTAAGAACGTGCCAACTGCTTGGTTGGAAATGACTTTGACAGAGGGCAAAAACCGCCAAGTAAGACGAATGACAGCGGCAGTGGGATTTCCCACTTTGCGGTTGGTTAGGGTGAGTATCGATCTCTTAAAGATACACGGACTGCAACCCGGTCAATGGCGAGATTTGACTTCAGACGAACGAAAAATCTTGTTAAACTCTGTCTCATAA